In a single window of the Nocardioides massiliensis genome:
- a CDS encoding exonuclease domain-containing protein — MSAAEKQAPWYAGRAVAFDFETTGIDAHNDRIVTAAVVFFTPGEKPQTLTWVIDPGIEIPTGASDVHGWTNDRIAAHLQGAEAALTVNGRRTPMTRVAAIDNIIMKLAIALHAKVPLVAFNLSYDATLIDAEAARHGIDPISVRPSPWAGCVDPFVIDKAFSKRRGSRKLTDQCAHYGVLLGDAHAADADAIAAYRVVRRQVQAYPELQNMSLSTLHSTQVSWRRKQMDGLRAYFDRTGKAHDGCCGSWPVHQGCCAPVAVSA; from the coding sequence ATGAGCGCCGCCGAGAAGCAGGCGCCCTGGTACGCCGGTCGCGCCGTCGCTTTCGACTTCGAGACCACCGGCATCGACGCCCACAACGACCGCATCGTCACCGCCGCCGTCGTGTTCTTCACCCCCGGTGAGAAGCCCCAGACCCTCACCTGGGTCATCGACCCCGGCATCGAGATCCCGACCGGCGCCTCAGACGTCCACGGCTGGACCAACGACCGCATCGCCGCACACCTGCAGGGCGCTGAAGCCGCGCTCACCGTGAACGGTCGGCGTACGCCGATGACCCGGGTCGCCGCGATCGACAACATCATCATGAAGCTCGCGATCGCGCTCCACGCCAAGGTGCCGCTGGTCGCGTTCAACCTCTCCTACGACGCCACCCTCATCGACGCCGAGGCCGCCCGCCACGGCATCGACCCCATCAGCGTCCGGCCATCGCCATGGGCCGGGTGCGTCGACCCGTTCGTGATCGACAAGGCGTTCTCGAAGCGCCGCGGGTCGCGGAAGCTCACCGACCAGTGCGCCCACTACGGAGTGCTGCTCGGCGACGCGCACGCCGCCGACGCTGACGCGATCGCGGCGTACCGGGTGGTGCGACGTCAGGTGCAGGCCTATCCGGAGCTGCAGAACATGTCGCTGTCGACGCTGCACTCGACGCAGGTGTCGTGGCGCCGCAAGCAGATGGACGGACTCCGGGCGTACTTCGACCGGACCGGCAAGGCGCACGACGGCTGCTGTGGGTCGTGGCCGGTGCACCAGGGGTGCTGTGCCCCTGTGGCGGTGTCGGCATGA
- a CDS encoding recombination directionality factor — MPIKPIVLQQRHAELGRIRLGAKEGGKGRPMKLESFRFTSHSERYIRDLAELYGGEPRPWDNNGIKGWEVFTTAQSIPVIAVKGGLTQWMEFWAGGGCMHRCDGEMNVLTGEPCDLEEQVQVGKKVINPHAEARPTTRLSVMLPELEAIGVWRMESHGWNAAAEIPAVAELAQYVGDLVPAHLHLVERRAIKDGKTSRFVVPVLDLQIGTARLKEIVAEVSSGTELSAGSGAGARAIEAPQQPEVEAPRVPTDAEIDAADMDTLKRMWSYLQEHNLLGDDDGPGARIVARVEVLRAAEATQQPAPQTAEPQANPDGTYDAEVVEDAAPAGGDDPGVVWQQILATAGELGATLPQVTHDFEQRYALAPSEASAGELRAYLEVLRVEGIDRDAA, encoded by the coding sequence ATGCCCATCAAGCCGATCGTCCTGCAACAGCGCCACGCCGAGCTCGGCCGCATCCGCCTCGGCGCTAAGGAGGGCGGCAAGGGCCGCCCCATGAAGCTCGAGTCGTTCCGGTTCACCAGCCACTCCGAGCGGTACATCCGCGACCTCGCCGAGCTCTACGGCGGCGAGCCCCGCCCGTGGGACAACAACGGCATCAAGGGATGGGAGGTCTTCACGACCGCGCAGAGCATCCCGGTGATCGCCGTCAAAGGCGGCCTCACGCAGTGGATGGAGTTCTGGGCCGGCGGCGGCTGCATGCACCGCTGCGACGGCGAGATGAACGTCCTGACCGGTGAGCCGTGCGACCTCGAGGAGCAGGTGCAGGTCGGGAAGAAGGTCATCAACCCGCACGCCGAGGCCCGACCGACCACCCGCCTGTCGGTCATGCTGCCGGAGCTCGAAGCGATCGGTGTGTGGCGGATGGAGTCGCACGGCTGGAACGCAGCCGCCGAGATCCCCGCAGTCGCCGAGCTCGCGCAGTACGTCGGCGACCTAGTCCCGGCGCACCTGCACCTGGTGGAGCGGCGTGCGATCAAGGACGGGAAGACGTCGCGGTTCGTGGTGCCGGTGCTCGACCTGCAGATCGGGACCGCGCGGCTGAAGGAGATCGTCGCGGAGGTGTCGTCGGGCACGGAGCTCTCCGCCGGCAGCGGTGCTGGTGCTCGTGCGATCGAAGCGCCGCAGCAGCCGGAGGTCGAGGCGCCGCGGGTCCCCACCGACGCGGAGATCGACGCGGCGGACATGGACACCTTGAAGCGGATGTGGTCGTACCTGCAGGAGCACAATCTGCTCGGCGACGACGACGGACCGGGTGCGCGGATCGTCGCACGCGTCGAGGTGCTCCGTGCGGCAGAGGCCACGCAGCAGCCGGCACCGCAGACCGCCGAGCCGCAGGCGAATCCGGACGGCACCTACGACGCTGAGGTCGTCGAGGACGCCGCACCGGCGGGTGGCGACGACCCGGGTGTGGTGTGGCAGCAGATCCTCGCCACCGCCGGCGAGCTCGGCGCGACCCTGCCGCAGGTCACCCACGACTTCGAGCAGCGCTACGCCCTCGCCCCGTCGGAGGCGTCCGCGGGTGAGCTGCGTGCCTACCTCGAGGTGCTGCGCGTCGAGGGCATTGACCGGGACGCGGCATGA